In the Commensalibacter nepenthis genome, CCAAGAAAATCAAAGAACATTTGAAGAGTAAAAAGGAAATAACCCATGAGTGAACCAGAAGTAGGCGGCATTGCAGCGGATCGATTACGCAGCCTCATTGAACGGATCGAGCGTATCGAAGAAGAACGTAAAGGTTTGGCTGATGATATCAAGGATATTTACGCCGAGGCAAAATCAGCGGGTTTTGATGTGCCTGTCATTCGACGTATCATCAGCGCACGTAAAAAAAAGCCGTCCGAGATAGAAGAACAAGAGAATTTGTTTGATGTATATCGTCAAGCATTGGGGATGTAATGAATAGTCAAAACAATCAATTAAATCATTGTGAGGATGCAAAGTTTGGCGACGAGGCTCCTCACAATGGCTCACAATTCTAAAGGAAAGAGCAATGACAAAAATAGAGAACAACAGGCAAGTTGTAAAGAAAGAAGTTTTTAAACTCAATATCATTGATATTTTTTATCTCTCAC is a window encoding:
- a CDS encoding DUF2312 domain-containing protein; its protein translation is MSEPEVGGIAADRLRSLIERIERIEEERKGLADDIKDIYAEAKSAGFDVPVIRRIISARKKKPSEIEEQENLFDVYRQALGM